Proteins encoded in a region of the Teredinibacter purpureus genome:
- the rdgB gene encoding RdgB/HAM1 family non-canonical purine NTP pyrophosphatase: MKQQVVLASGNAGKLREFSRLLFQCDFEVLPQSAFNVPEAEETGLTFVENAILKARNACAHTGLPSIADDSGIEVDALLGKPGIYSARFSANWLGEPASDTRNNLYLLDQLNTITERKNRSARYQCVLVYLRHKEDPTPIICQGSWEGFILDAPTGAEGFGYDPLFYVPEFDCSSAELDKDLKNKISHRGKALQTLLEAIKTEKI; encoded by the coding sequence ATGAAACAGCAAGTTGTTTTAGCCAGCGGCAATGCGGGAAAATTACGCGAATTTTCTAGGCTGCTCTTCCAGTGTGATTTTGAAGTACTCCCACAATCCGCTTTTAATGTACCCGAAGCCGAAGAAACGGGCCTCACGTTTGTGGAAAACGCAATATTAAAAGCACGTAATGCTTGCGCACATACCGGGTTACCCTCTATTGCAGACGACTCAGGCATTGAGGTTGATGCACTGCTAGGTAAACCAGGCATTTACTCTGCTCGATTTTCGGCCAATTGGCTTGGCGAACCTGCGAGCGACACACGCAACAACCTCTATTTACTAGACCAACTAAACACCATCACCGAACGTAAAAATCGAAGCGCGCGCTATCAATGCGTATTAGTTTACCTGCGCCATAAAGAAGACCCCACGCCCATTATTTGTCAGGGTAGCTGGGAGGGGTTTATCTTGGATGCGCCAACAGGCGCTGAAGGCTTCGGCTACGATCCATTATTTTATGTGCCCGAATTTGATTGCAGCTCGGCCGAGCTGGATAAAGACTTAAAAAATAAAATTAGCCATCGTGGCAAGGCATTACAAACGCTATTAGAAGCCATTAAAACGGAAAAAATTTAA
- the metW gene encoding methionine biosynthesis protein MetW translates to MRIDHDIIEGWIEPNSRVLDLGCGDGSLLKKLAAQKNIHGYGIEINSENILRCIANGVNVIEQNLDEGLSDFDDQSFDTVIMSQTIQTMQYPDKVLQEMLRVGRQCIVTFPNFGHWKARFHLGINGRMPVSDLLPYEWYNTPNIHFCTFTDFEILCEAHNAKRLNREVIGGNKQGSLLQKFHPNLFGVTALYRLTQ, encoded by the coding sequence ATGCGTATCGACCATGATATTATAGAAGGCTGGATAGAACCTAACTCTCGCGTACTAGATCTTGGCTGCGGCGATGGTTCCCTCTTAAAAAAATTAGCTGCACAAAAAAACATACACGGCTATGGTATTGAAATAAACTCCGAGAATATTTTACGCTGCATAGCGAATGGCGTTAACGTCATTGAACAAAACCTCGACGAAGGCTTAAGTGATTTCGACGACCAAAGTTTCGACACCGTTATTATGTCGCAAACGATCCAAACCATGCAGTACCCCGACAAAGTACTACAAGAAATGCTACGCGTCGGCCGCCAATGTATTGTCACGTTCCCTAATTTCGGCCACTGGAAAGCCCGATTCCACTTAGGTATTAACGGCCGTATGCCCGTATCAGATTTATTGCCCTACGAATGGTATAACACGCCTAACATCCATTTTTGCACATTTACCGACTTCGAAATACTCTGCGAAGCCCATAATGCAAAGCGCTTAAACAGAGAAGTTATTGGTGGCAATAAACAAGGTTCACTACTGCAAAAATTTCATCCTAATTTATTTGGCGTTACCGCCCTTTACCGACTAACACAATAA
- a CDS encoding DUF4426 domain-containing protein — translation MTHYFYSIIFAITCFISSASIAETNLQGSQVSGDYEIHYSVFPSNFLLPDVAAAYKIKRSQYEALLNISITPRGEHGGHAANITGTVTNLLQQQKILEFTEIKEATATYYLAPVRISGKEVVNFTIDARLIEGDVPLNARFSSELVSQ, via the coding sequence ATGACACATTACTTTTATTCTATTATTTTTGCGATAACATGCTTCATTAGCAGCGCCAGTATCGCTGAAACAAATCTCCAAGGCAGCCAAGTTTCCGGCGATTACGAAATCCACTACAGTGTTTTTCCTAGTAATTTTTTACTGCCCGACGTCGCAGCTGCGTACAAGATTAAACGCAGCCAATACGAAGCACTGCTTAATATTTCAATCACCCCTCGAGGCGAACACGGTGGCCACGCAGCCAACATTACCGGCACTGTCACCAACCTATTACAGCAACAAAAAATACTGGAATTTACCGAAATTAAAGAAGCCACGGCAACTTATTATCTAGCGCCCGTAAGAATTTCAGGCAAAGAAGTGGTGAATTTTACTATAGACGCACGTTTAATTGAGGGTGACGTGCCGTTAAACGCCCGCTTTAGCAGCGAGCTTGTTTCACAATGA
- a CDS encoding ISL3 family transposase has translation MDELSLYEKILSISSPWFVESVQLDERDNTVHVHVEYDCDKHLTCPLCESRCSRHDTRTRTWRHLDSCQFRTLVHANIPRSKCRTHGVLQADIPWADKRSSFTLMFEAYVISWLQEASINAVSKKLALSWNAADGIMKRAVERGLKRRSHLHIQNLAVDEVCSKKGHEYVTIVSNDHGHAIDVQEDRKKSSLNAFFTGLSDKQIQSVETISMDMSPSYIYATKEYIPHWERAICFDRFHVAMDLNKALNSVRKSEANMVAQQHKLELHRSKFAWLRSRENLKDIHSVQISTLSVVAKKTARAWAIKEYAMELWNYDDRIWAEEAWKQWYSWAIRSRLNPIKSVAKSIKKNLWGIINAIVNKKNNAGAESINSRIKMLKVKAKGFRHKARFKAAILFHLGGLDLMPEI, from the coding sequence ATGGACGAGCTTTCTCTTTACGAAAAAATATTATCAATCTCTTCTCCTTGGTTTGTCGAATCAGTTCAGCTAGATGAGCGTGACAACACCGTTCACGTCCACGTTGAATACGATTGCGACAAACATTTAACCTGCCCTTTGTGTGAATCCAGATGTAGTCGCCATGACACCAGAACAAGAACATGGCGCCATCTCGATAGCTGTCAATTTCGCACTCTCGTTCACGCGAATATCCCTCGCTCTAAATGTCGCACGCACGGTGTATTGCAAGCTGATATCCCCTGGGCTGATAAGCGATCAAGTTTCACCTTGATGTTTGAGGCTTATGTAATCTCCTGGCTTCAAGAGGCGAGTATTAATGCCGTCAGTAAGAAGCTGGCGCTTAGCTGGAATGCTGCCGATGGAATAATGAAGCGGGCTGTAGAGCGAGGCCTAAAAAGACGGTCTCATCTACATATTCAAAACCTAGCTGTCGATGAGGTCTGCAGCAAAAAGGGACATGAATATGTGACCATTGTTTCCAATGATCATGGGCATGCAATAGATGTCCAAGAAGATCGCAAAAAATCGAGTTTAAACGCATTTTTTACAGGATTAAGTGACAAGCAAATCCAATCAGTTGAAACGATTAGTATGGATATGAGTCCGTCCTATATTTATGCCACCAAAGAGTATATTCCTCACTGGGAAAGAGCGATATGTTTTGATAGGTTCCATGTTGCGATGGACTTAAATAAGGCTCTAAATAGTGTTCGTAAAAGTGAAGCCAATATGGTCGCGCAACAACACAAGCTAGAGCTCCATAGATCGAAATTTGCATGGCTGAGATCACGTGAAAATCTAAAGGATATTCATTCTGTACAGATTTCAACATTAAGCGTTGTAGCAAAGAAGACTGCACGCGCATGGGCGATAAAGGAGTATGCCATGGAGCTCTGGAATTATGATGATCGTATATGGGCTGAAGAAGCTTGGAAGCAATGGTACAGCTGGGCGATAAGAAGCCGCCTCAATCCTATAAAATCGGTAGCTAAAAGCATAAAGAAGAATCTATGGGGGATAATAAACGCCATCGTAAATAAAAAGAATAATGCTGGTGCAGAAAGTATAAATAGCAGAATAAAAATGCTAAAAGTAAAAGCGAAAGGTTTTAGGCATAAGGCCCGTTTTAAGGCTGCAATTTTATTTCATCTCGGCGGGCTGGACCTGATGCCAGAAATCTAG